One Pantoea trifolii DNA segment encodes these proteins:
- the dut gene encoding dUTP diphosphatase, translating into MMKKIDVKILDARVGNEFPLPTYATSGSAGLDLRACLDDALEIAPGMTTLVPTGLAIHIGDPGLAAVILPRSGLGHKHGIVLGNLVGLIDSDYQGQLMVSVWNRGQDSFTLQPGDRLAQLVFVPVVQAEFNLVEDFDTSDRGAGGFGHSGRQ; encoded by the coding sequence ATGATGAAAAAAATCGACGTTAAAATTCTTGATGCACGTGTGGGCAACGAATTCCCGCTGCCGACTTATGCAACCTCTGGCTCCGCAGGTCTCGATTTACGCGCCTGCCTGGATGATGCACTGGAAATCGCACCAGGCATGACCACGCTGGTTCCCACCGGCCTGGCGATCCACATTGGCGATCCAGGTCTGGCAGCCGTGATTCTGCCGCGCTCCGGTCTTGGCCATAAACATGGCATCGTGCTGGGCAACCTGGTCGGCTTAATCGATTCCGATTATCAGGGCCAACTGATGGTTTCCGTCTGGAACCGTGGTCAGGATAGCTTCACGCTGCAGCCAGGCGACCGTTTGGCACAGCTGGTCTTCGTGCCGGTCGTGCAGGCCGAATTTAACCTGGTGGAAGATTTTGACACCAGCGATCGCGGCGCAGGCGGCTTCGGTCACTCAGGCCGTCAGTAA
- the rpmG gene encoding 50S ribosomal protein L33: MAKGIREKIKLVSSAGTGHFYTTTKNKRTKPEKLELKKFDPVVRQHVIYKEAKIK, translated from the coding sequence ATGGCTAAAGGTATTCGTGAGAAGATCAAGCTGGTTTCCTCTGCTGGTACAGGTCACTTCTATACCACCACGAAGAACAAGCGTACTAAACCAGAGAAATTAGAACTGAAAAAGTTCGATCCGGTTGTACGTCAGCACGTGATCTACAAAGAAGCTAAAATTAAGTAA
- the mutM gene encoding bifunctional DNA-formamidopyrimidine glycosylase/DNA-(apurinic or apyrimidinic site) lyase, producing MPELPEVETSRRGIEPHMVGATILHAVVRNPRLRWPVSHEIHALSDQPVLSVQRRAKYLLLELPHGWIIIHLGMSGSLRVLPGEQPAAKHDHVDLVMSNGKVLRYTDPRRFGAWLWSSDLAGSSVLAHLGPEPLSNEFDGAYLFEKSRGKRTVIKQWLMDNKVVVGVGNIYASESLFTAGILPDRSAMSLSQEEAELLVNTIKAVLLRSIEQGGTTLRDFLQTDGKPGYFAQELQVYGRTGEPCRACGTPIVSGKHGQRSTFWCPRCQH from the coding sequence ATGCCTGAATTACCTGAGGTAGAAACCAGTCGTCGCGGTATCGAACCCCATATGGTGGGTGCCACGATTCTGCATGCAGTGGTGCGCAATCCACGTTTGCGCTGGCCGGTCTCGCATGAAATCCACGCGCTGAGCGATCAACCCGTATTGAGCGTGCAGCGTCGCGCTAAGTATCTGCTGCTCGAACTGCCGCATGGCTGGATTATCATTCACCTCGGCATGTCCGGCAGCCTGCGTGTGCTTCCCGGCGAACAACCGGCCGCTAAACATGACCACGTCGATTTGGTGATGAGCAACGGCAAAGTGCTGCGCTACACCGATCCACGTCGCTTTGGCGCCTGGCTGTGGAGCAGTGACCTTGCAGGCAGCAGCGTGCTGGCGCATCTCGGTCCGGAACCGCTCAGCAACGAATTTGATGGCGCTTATCTGTTTGAAAAGTCGCGCGGCAAACGCACCGTGATTAAACAGTGGCTGATGGATAACAAAGTGGTGGTGGGCGTCGGCAACATCTACGCCAGCGAATCGCTGTTTACCGCCGGGATCTTGCCCGATCGTTCGGCGATGAGTTTGAGTCAGGAAGAGGCGGAACTGCTGGTTAACACCATCAAAGCGGTGTTGCTACGCTCGATTGAGCAGGGCGGCACCACGCTGCGTGATTTCCTGCAAACTGACGGTAAGCCGGGCTACTTTGCGCAAGAGCTGCAGGTTTACGGTCGCACCGGTGAACCTTGTCGCGCCTGCGGTACGCCGATTGTCAGCGGCAAGCATGGCCAGCGCAGCACCTTCTGGTGTCCACGCTGCCAGCACTGA
- the coaBC gene encoding bifunctional phosphopantothenoylcysteine decarboxylase/phosphopantothenate--cysteine ligase CoaBC, with protein sequence MTGLAGKKILLGVSGGIAAYKAPELVRRLRDRGADVRVMMTEAAKAFITPLSLQAVSGYPVFDDLLDPAAEAAMGHIELAKWADLIVLAPATADLIARMTAGMANDLVTTACLASAAPVAIVPAMNQQMYRAAITQENMQRLHQRGVLIWGPDSGSQACGDMGPGRMLDPLAIVAHALEWAAPVNDLQHLNIMITAGPTREALDPVRYISNHSSGKMGFAIAAAAAKRGAKVTLVAGPVALPTPAGVQRLDVDSALEMEAAVMAQIQQQHIFIASAAVADYRAANIAAEKIKKQGGDDSVTLQLVKNPDIVAGVAALQKNRPYVVGFAAETQNVEEYARQKRVRKNLDLICANDVAQAGQGFNSDTNALHLFWQEGEKVLPLSDKTLLGQQLIDEIVSRYDEKNRR encoded by the coding sequence ATGACGGGATTAGCCGGAAAGAAAATTCTGCTGGGTGTGAGCGGCGGCATCGCTGCGTATAAAGCGCCGGAGCTGGTGCGTCGGCTGCGCGATCGCGGTGCGGATGTGCGCGTAATGATGACCGAAGCGGCCAAAGCTTTTATTACCCCGCTGAGCCTGCAGGCGGTTTCCGGTTATCCGGTATTTGATGATTTGCTCGACCCGGCGGCGGAAGCGGCGATGGGCCATATTGAATTGGCAAAATGGGCCGATTTGATTGTGCTGGCGCCGGCAACCGCCGATCTGATTGCCCGCATGACGGCCGGTATGGCGAATGATTTGGTCACCACCGCGTGTCTGGCAAGCGCCGCGCCCGTTGCCATCGTCCCGGCCATGAATCAGCAGATGTACCGCGCGGCGATCACACAAGAGAACATGCAACGTCTGCATCAGCGCGGCGTGTTGATTTGGGGACCCGACAGCGGTAGCCAGGCGTGCGGCGATATGGGTCCGGGCCGCATGCTCGACCCGCTGGCAATTGTGGCGCACGCGCTGGAATGGGCTGCGCCCGTCAACGATCTGCAACATCTCAACATTATGATCACCGCCGGTCCAACACGTGAAGCGCTGGACCCGGTGCGTTATATCAGCAATCACAGCTCGGGTAAGATGGGCTTTGCGATTGCGGCTGCGGCAGCAAAACGCGGTGCAAAGGTGACGCTCGTTGCCGGTCCGGTGGCGCTGCCAACACCAGCTGGCGTGCAACGCTTGGACGTCGACAGCGCGCTGGAGATGGAAGCAGCGGTGATGGCGCAAATCCAGCAACAACATATTTTCATTGCCAGCGCAGCCGTGGCAGACTACCGGGCGGCTAACATTGCCGCAGAGAAAATCAAAAAACAGGGTGGCGACGATAGCGTCACGCTGCAGTTGGTGAAGAACCCCGATATTGTCGCAGGCGTGGCGGCGCTGCAGAAAAATCGCCCTTACGTTGTGGGATTTGCTGCCGAAACCCAGAATGTGGAAGAATACGCGCGGCAAAAACGGGTGCGAAAAAACCTGGATCTGATTTGTGCCAACGATGTGGCGCAGGCGGGTCAGGGCTTCAATAGCGACACCAATGCTCTTCACCTTTTTTGGCAGGAAGGAGAAAAAGTCTTACCGCTCAGTGATAAGACGCTCCTTGGCCAACAATTAATAGATGAGATTGTCAGCCGTTATGATGAAAAAAATCGACGTTAA
- a CDS encoding glycosyltransferase: protein MTMQPERSSPLLSLIIPMFNAGNDFAACMQSLLAQTLTSLEIIIVDDGSTDGSGERADAYAQQHPHVRVIHQANGGVSRARNAGLAVARGKYVSFPDADDTMDPAMYQTLVEIAEHDNLDAAQCNAEWYFKASQQVKPLIPLDRLTSTEVLGGPEWLNKALKTHRYMHVVWLGIYRRDLIERLKLYFEPGLHHQDIPWTTEFMLNAQRVRYTDRVLYRYYMHDASISNRKRTGQRNVEYQRHYLKIAQLLEEINARYRHKVNIYPAFHYQITHEALSVCHCIRREPEESARQAMIADLFATQTHKRMLRNARGIQQWYQLLLWLSRIYRWRKK from the coding sequence ATGACCATGCAGCCTGAAAGATCATCCCCGTTACTCAGCCTCATTATTCCCATGTTCAATGCGGGCAATGATTTTGCCGCCTGCATGCAGTCGTTGCTGGCGCAAACTCTTACCTCGCTGGAAATCATCATTGTCGATGATGGTTCCACCGACGGTTCGGGCGAACGTGCCGACGCCTACGCGCAGCAGCACCCACATGTGCGAGTGATCCACCAGGCCAACGGTGGCGTATCGCGCGCGCGCAATGCCGGCTTAGCGGTAGCGCGCGGTAAGTACGTTTCCTTTCCAGATGCCGACGACACCATGGATCCGGCAATGTATCAAACGCTGGTTGAGATAGCAGAACACGACAATCTCGATGCTGCGCAGTGCAACGCAGAATGGTATTTCAAAGCCAGCCAGCAAGTGAAGCCACTGATTCCTCTCGATCGCCTTACCAGCACCGAAGTGCTCGGCGGCCCTGAGTGGCTCAATAAAGCACTTAAAACGCATCGCTATATGCATGTGGTTTGGCTGGGCATTTACCGCCGTGACTTGATTGAACGGCTCAAACTTTACTTTGAACCTGGCCTGCATCATCAGGACATTCCATGGACGACTGAGTTCATGCTTAATGCCCAACGCGTTCGCTACACCGATCGGGTGCTTTACCGTTATTACATGCATGATGCCTCAATCAGTAATCGCAAACGCACCGGCCAGCGCAACGTCGAATATCAGCGTCATTACCTGAAAATTGCGCAATTATTGGAAGAGATCAACGCACGCTATCGCCACAAAGTGAACATCTATCCGGCGTTTCACTACCAGATCACGCACGAGGCGCTTAGCGTCTGCCACTGTATTCGACGCGAGCCGGAAGAGAGCGCGCGTCAGGCGATGATTGCCGATCTGTTTGCCACGCAAACCCATAAGCGCATGCTGCGTAATGCGCGCGGTATTCAGCAATGGTATCAACTGCTGCTGTGGCTGAGCCGGATATATCGCTGGCGCAAGAAATAA
- the rfaQ gene encoding putative lipopolysaccharide heptosyltransferase III encodes MASPIPDHYAPKNILLIKLRHHGDMLLTTPAINALRQRYPQANIDVLLYKETRPMLEAHPAIRQLHIIDRNWKKEGGWRKFRHEMALLSAVRACHYDLVINLADQWRSAIITGFSGAPVRIGFAFRKRDNALWRWMHNQLVSTADHHQLHTVEQNMAALKPLGISAAGAKASMHFSVADQRKVQDVLAQHAVKMPFVVVQPTSRWLFKCWEDEKVAQLIDALVAEGRTVVLTAAPDQKEMAMIANIQSLCHSHNVVSLAGELSLPQLAALIDAAQLFIGVDSAPMHMAAALETPCLALFGPTKLQHWRPWGDHNRMIWAGDYGPLPSPDAIDTNTQQRYLSAIPVEDVVAAARSFLHE; translated from the coding sequence ATGGCAAGCCCGATTCCAGACCACTATGCACCGAAAAATATTCTGCTGATCAAGCTGCGCCATCACGGCGATATGCTGCTGACCACGCCCGCGATTAACGCGCTTCGCCAGCGCTATCCGCAGGCCAACATTGACGTCCTGCTGTATAAAGAAACCCGTCCAATGCTGGAAGCGCATCCGGCCATTCGCCAGTTACACATCATCGATCGCAACTGGAAGAAGGAAGGCGGCTGGCGGAAATTCCGACATGAAATGGCGCTGCTTTCAGCGGTGCGTGCTTGCCATTATGACCTTGTGATTAACCTTGCCGATCAGTGGCGCAGTGCCATCATAACCGGTTTCTCTGGCGCGCCGGTGCGCATTGGGTTTGCCTTCCGCAAACGTGATAATGCCTTATGGCGCTGGATGCACAATCAGCTGGTCAGCACGGCTGATCATCATCAGCTGCATACGGTCGAACAGAATATGGCGGCGCTGAAGCCGCTGGGCATCAGTGCCGCTGGCGCAAAAGCCTCAATGCATTTCAGCGTAGCCGATCAACGGAAAGTGCAGGATGTGCTGGCGCAGCACGCGGTGAAAATGCCATTTGTGGTGGTGCAACCCACCTCACGCTGGCTGTTCAAATGCTGGGAAGATGAAAAAGTCGCACAGCTGATCGATGCGCTGGTCGCCGAAGGCCGCACCGTGGTGCTGACTGCGGCGCCGGACCAGAAAGAAATGGCGATGATCGCCAATATACAGTCGCTGTGCCATAGCCATAACGTGGTGTCGCTGGCCGGTGAATTATCCTTGCCGCAGCTGGCGGCGCTGATCGATGCGGCGCAGCTGTTTATCGGTGTGGACTCTGCGCCGATGCATATGGCCGCCGCGCTGGAAACGCCTTGTTTGGCGCTGTTTGGCCCCACCAAGCTGCAACACTGGCGTCCATGGGGCGATCACAACCGCATGATTTGGGCCGGCGATTATGGTCCGCTGCCCTCGCCAGACGCCATCGATACCAACACGCAACAGCGCTATCTTTCTGCCATTCCCGTTGAGGATGTGGTGGCTGCCGCCCGGAGTTTTTTGCATGAGTAA
- the rpmB gene encoding 50S ribosomal protein L28, with product MSRVCQVTGKRPVTGNNRSHAMNATKRRFLPNLHSHRFWVESEKRFVTLRVSAKGMRVIDKKGIDTVLTEIRARGEKY from the coding sequence ATGTCACGAGTCTGCCAGGTAACTGGAAAGCGTCCGGTAACGGGTAACAACCGTTCCCACGCAATGAACGCGACGAAACGCCGTTTCCTGCCGAACCTGCACTCTCACCGTTTCTGGGTTGAGAGCGAAAAGCGCTTCGTTACTCTGCGTGTATCTGCTAAAGGTATGCGTGTTATTGATAAAAAGGGCATCGATACGGTTCTGACCGAAATCCGCGCCCGTGGTGAGAAGTACTAA
- a CDS encoding glycosyltransferase family 2 protein: protein MSQRQRLSVVMIAKNEAELLPEALASVNWADEIVVLDSGSSDNTVQIAREQGAQVFQAEGWQGFGKQRQRAQAHARGEMILMIDADERVTPELRRAIEQVLAQPASDNVYSLGRSNLFLGRFMRHSGWYPDRVMRLYPRKLNYNDNLVHESLETQGAPVVKLAGDLQHLTCRDLIAFQRKQMNYAEAWANERFQRGKRCGLFSIFSHTLGAFVKTLLLRAGFLDGKQGWILAVVNAQYTFNKYSALWALHHTSTQGRV from the coding sequence ATGTCGCAACGTCAACGTCTCTCCGTGGTGATGATCGCCAAAAACGAAGCTGAACTGCTGCCGGAGGCGCTGGCTTCTGTCAATTGGGCGGATGAGATTGTGGTGCTGGATTCCGGCAGCAGCGATAACACGGTGCAGATTGCTCGCGAACAGGGCGCGCAGGTGTTCCAGGCTGAAGGCTGGCAGGGATTCGGCAAGCAGCGCCAGCGCGCGCAGGCCCATGCGCGAGGCGAGATGATTTTGATGATCGATGCCGACGAGCGTGTGACGCCAGAACTGCGTCGCGCTATCGAGCAGGTTCTCGCGCAGCCCGCATCGGACAACGTTTACAGCCTTGGTCGCAGCAATCTTTTTCTCGGCCGCTTTATGCGCCACAGCGGCTGGTATCCCGACCGCGTCATGCGTCTTTATCCGCGCAAGCTCAATTACAACGACAATCTGGTACACGAATCACTGGAGACGCAAGGTGCGCCGGTAGTGAAGCTGGCGGGCGATCTGCAACATCTCACCTGCCGCGACCTGATTGCGTTTCAGCGTAAGCAGATGAACTATGCCGAAGCCTGGGCAAATGAGCGTTTCCAGCGCGGCAAACGCTGCGGCTTGTTCTCGATCTTTAGCCACACGCTCGGCGCGTTCGTTAAAACGCTACTGCTGCGCGCCGGTTTTCTTGATGGCAAACAGGGCTGGATCCTGGCGGTGGTTAACGCGCAATACACTTTCAACAAATACTCGGCGCTCTGGGCGCTGCATCACACCTCAACACAAGGTCGCGTATGA
- the waaA gene encoding lipid IV(A) 3-deoxy-D-manno-octulosonic acid transferase: MTTLYTALLYLIQPLIWLRLWLRGRKAPAYRKRWAERYGYCTGKVLPHGIVLHSVSVGETLAAVPLVRALRHRYPTLPITVTTMTPTGSERAQSAFGKDVHHVYLPYDLPGSINRFLDTVDPRLVIIMETELWPNIIRILHQRKIPLVIANARLSERSAKGYKKLGGFMRDLLQRITLIAAQNAEDGDRFLSLGLKRSHLTVTGSLKFDISVTPELAAKAVTLRRQWASRRPVWIATSTHEGEEAIVLDAHRRLLQQFPNLLLILVPRHPERFKDACDLTQKRGFSFTLRSSGEIPSSSTQVVIGDTMGELMMLYGIADLAFVGGSLVERGGHNPLEPAAHAIPVLMGPHIWNFKDICAKLQQAEGLITVTDVVSLQKEVANLLQDDDYRRYYGRHAVDVLHQNQGALQRLLQLLEPHLPPRAH; encoded by the coding sequence ATGACGACTCTATACACAGCCTTGCTCTATCTGATTCAGCCACTCATCTGGCTGCGCCTGTGGCTGCGCGGTCGAAAAGCACCGGCCTATCGTAAACGTTGGGCAGAACGCTACGGCTATTGCACTGGAAAAGTGCTGCCGCATGGCATTGTGTTGCACTCGGTTTCCGTCGGCGAGACGCTGGCGGCGGTGCCGCTGGTGCGCGCGCTGCGTCACCGCTATCCGACGCTACCGATCACCGTCACCACCATGACGCCGACCGGCTCCGAACGTGCGCAGTCAGCGTTTGGCAAAGATGTGCACCACGTTTACCTGCCGTACGATCTGCCAGGTTCCATCAACCGTTTCCTTGATACCGTCGATCCACGCCTGGTAATCATCATGGAAACCGAGCTGTGGCCAAACATCATTCGTATTCTTCATCAGCGGAAGATTCCGCTGGTGATTGCCAACGCGCGCCTGTCTGAGCGCTCGGCCAAAGGCTACAAAAAGCTCGGCGGCTTTATGCGCGACTTGCTGCAACGTATCACGCTGATTGCCGCGCAAAACGCCGAAGATGGCGACCGTTTCCTCAGCCTTGGCCTGAAGCGTTCGCATCTCACCGTTACCGGCAGCCTCAAATTTGATATTTCCGTGACGCCAGAGCTGGCGGCAAAAGCGGTCACGCTGCGTCGTCAGTGGGCATCGCGTCGTCCGGTGTGGATCGCCACCAGCACCCACGAAGGCGAAGAAGCGATTGTGCTCGATGCGCATCGCCGCCTGCTGCAACAGTTCCCCAATCTGCTGCTGATTTTGGTGCCGCGCCATCCGGAACGTTTCAAAGATGCCTGCGACCTGACGCAAAAACGTGGCTTCAGCTTTACCTTACGCAGCAGCGGCGAAATTCCTTCAAGCTCCACGCAAGTGGTGATTGGCGACACCATGGGCGAGTTGATGATGCTGTACGGCATCGCCGATCTCGCCTTTGTGGGCGGTAGCCTGGTTGAGCGCGGCGGTCACAACCCGCTGGAACCGGCAGCACATGCCATTCCGGTGTTGATGGGCCCGCATATCTGGAACTTCAAAGATATCTGCGCCAAGCTGCAGCAAGCCGAAGGGCTGATTACCGTCACTGACGTGGTATCGCTGCAGAAAGAGGTCGCTAACCTGCTGCAGGATGACGATTATCGCCGCTATTACGGCCGCCATGCTGTGGACGTGCTGCATCAAAATCAGGGCGCATTACAGCGTCTGCTACAGTTACTCGAACCTCACTTACCACCGCGAGCTCACTAA
- a CDS encoding glycosyltransferase family 4 protein: MSKLRLAIVRQKYRPDGGAERFISRALEALDSEQLDLNIITRSWQGTPNPAWHLHICNPAKFGRISRERGFARAARECWEREKFDIVQSHERIAGCDIFRAGDGVHRVWLEQRARIVSPWQRLSARLSPYHRYVLQAEADMFNAPSLQAVICNSEMVKQDILRHFTLDASKIHVIHNAIDSQRFQPASEALRHAARQQLKLPQDATVMIYVGSGFERKGLKAAIEAVAKSDRYLVVVGQDKQLSRYQQLANQLNCLDRLRFVGVQQDVQPFYHAADALLLPTLYDPFPNVVLEAMACGLAVITSTGCGGAEFITAGQEGFVCDALDINALNEAVKATPALSHNSAMGEAARRRIEPYGPQRLAQALTSLYQQVLQTR; this comes from the coding sequence ATGAGTAAGTTACGCCTGGCGATCGTCCGGCAGAAATACCGCCCAGACGGCGGCGCAGAACGTTTTATCTCGCGTGCGCTGGAAGCGCTGGATAGCGAGCAGCTCGATCTCAATATCATCACCCGCAGCTGGCAGGGCACGCCGAATCCAGCCTGGCATCTGCACATTTGTAATCCGGCGAAATTTGGTCGCATCTCGCGCGAGCGCGGTTTTGCGCGTGCCGCACGTGAATGTTGGGAACGCGAGAAGTTCGATATTGTGCAGAGCCACGAACGCATCGCCGGTTGCGATATCTTTCGTGCCGGTGATGGCGTGCATCGCGTTTGGCTGGAGCAGCGCGCGCGCATCGTGTCGCCGTGGCAGCGCTTAAGTGCCCGCCTCAGCCCTTATCATCGTTATGTGTTGCAGGCGGAAGCCGACATGTTCAACGCGCCGTCATTGCAAGCAGTGATCTGTAATTCAGAGATGGTGAAGCAGGATATTTTGCGGCACTTCACGCTTGATGCCAGCAAGATCCATGTGATTCATAACGCTATTGATAGCCAACGCTTCCAGCCAGCCAGCGAAGCACTGCGCCATGCGGCACGCCAGCAGCTCAAACTGCCGCAAGATGCCACGGTAATGATTTACGTAGGCTCGGGCTTTGAGCGCAAAGGATTGAAGGCGGCGATTGAAGCGGTGGCGAAAAGCGATCGTTATCTGGTGGTGGTCGGCCAGGATAAGCAGTTGTCGCGCTATCAGCAGCTGGCAAACCAGCTCAATTGCCTCGACCGCTTACGCTTTGTTGGCGTACAGCAGGACGTGCAACCGTTCTACCATGCAGCCGATGCGCTGCTGCTGCCCACGCTTTATGATCCCTTCCCGAATGTGGTGCTGGAAGCGATGGCCTGCGGTCTGGCAGTGATCACCAGCACCGGCTGCGGCGGCGCGGAGTTTATCACTGCGGGCCAGGAAGGTTTTGTCTGCGATGCATTAGATATCAACGCGTTAAACGAAGCCGTAAAAGCAACACCGGCGCTTTCACACAATTCTGCCATGGGCGAAGCCGCACGTCGCAGAATTGAACCTTATGGCCCGCAGCGGCTGGCGCAAGCGCTGACCTCGCTGTATCAGCAAGTGCTGCAGACCCGCTGA
- a CDS encoding glycosyltransferase family 9 protein: MTYVILFLLFLPVKWVMKIFHSRTGKNLVIQTAKIGDFVNITPLLTHLGKSDALLSNSVAALATRDNTLENIWYIEEHRSGLVKKMKLVWQILNRYDNIYLLHPTNLNLFIAACCNASNKQFLSSYRRKSYQGLFYLTASGVVEHEKNTLTLENYLKLADRSFTKESYPKHATQPLWQPNSLPDEIFQHDGIRIGISITAGNQAKTIPPIIWQRLFNHLSDLPCQFYAFGAPNEQSRLQELYKVVGARENLISLVGKVPLEDVPAAIGEMDFYIASDSGNVYIADAQQVPIILIYGPCCVEEQRPLGDVLLIGPNHIAPSSFVFDAQYKFMHPAEQLFELDQRKLNDIHDFISARQQQRLARRKNSKTA; encoded by the coding sequence TTGACGTATGTAATTCTCTTTTTACTTTTTTTACCGGTCAAATGGGTGATGAAAATCTTCCACAGCCGAACCGGTAAAAATCTGGTTATTCAAACAGCCAAGATCGGTGATTTCGTTAATATCACCCCGCTATTAACCCATCTGGGAAAAAGCGATGCGCTATTGAGCAATAGCGTTGCCGCTCTTGCCACGCGCGATAACACGCTGGAAAACATCTGGTATATCGAAGAGCATCGTTCAGGCTTAGTCAAAAAAATGAAGTTGGTGTGGCAGATACTCAACCGCTACGACAACATCTATCTATTGCATCCCACCAATCTCAATCTGTTTATTGCCGCTTGCTGTAATGCCAGCAACAAACAGTTTCTTTCAAGTTATCGCCGCAAAAGTTATCAGGGTTTGTTTTACCTCACTGCAAGCGGCGTGGTCGAACATGAAAAAAATACCCTGACGCTGGAAAATTACCTGAAACTCGCCGATCGCTCGTTCACTAAAGAGAGTTATCCTAAGCATGCCACACAACCACTTTGGCAACCCAACTCGCTGCCGGATGAAATATTCCAGCATGATGGCATTCGCATTGGCATCAGTATTACCGCAGGTAATCAGGCAAAAACGATCCCACCGATAATTTGGCAGCGACTTTTTAACCACTTGAGCGATCTGCCTTGCCAGTTTTATGCCTTTGGCGCACCGAATGAACAATCACGCTTGCAGGAGCTGTATAAAGTTGTCGGCGCGCGCGAGAACCTCATCAGCCTGGTTGGCAAGGTGCCATTAGAAGACGTGCCAGCGGCTATCGGTGAAATGGATTTCTATATCGCGTCAGATTCCGGCAATGTCTATATCGCCGATGCGCAGCAGGTGCCGATCATTTTGATTTATGGCCCATGTTGCGTTGAAGAGCAGCGCCCGCTGGGCGATGTGTTGTTGATTGGGCCAAATCATATTGCGCCCTCATCTTTTGTTTTCGACGCACAGTACAAATTTATGCATCCCGCTGAACAGCTGTTTGAACTTGATCAGCGGAAGCTAAACGATATTCATGATTTTATCAGCGCCAGGCAGCAGCAACGCCTAGCGCGACGGAAGAACAGTAAAACAGCATGA
- the radC gene encoding RadC family protein has protein sequence MTELAPREKLMLMGAEVLSDAELLAIFLRTGISGTSVLLLAHQMLNEFGSLYRIMTASKEELGQIKGVGSAKMTQLYAIAELGRRFFASQLARENVMENPQVTRHYLQSVLAHQEREVFMALFLDNQHRVLQAQKMFSGTIASVEVHPREIVREALKLNAAAVILAHNHPSGIAEPSRADREITGKVGQACALLNIRLLDHLVIGHGEFTSFAERGWL, from the coding sequence ATGACGGAACTGGCACCACGGGAAAAACTGATGTTAATGGGCGCCGAAGTGCTAAGTGATGCTGAGCTGCTGGCGATTTTTTTGCGCACCGGTATTAGCGGCACCAGCGTGCTGCTGCTGGCACATCAGATGTTGAACGAGTTCGGTTCGCTCTATCGCATTATGACGGCCAGCAAAGAGGAGCTCGGGCAGATTAAAGGGGTGGGCAGCGCCAAAATGACGCAGCTGTATGCCATAGCTGAACTGGGAAGGCGGTTTTTTGCCAGCCAGCTGGCGCGTGAGAATGTGATGGAGAATCCACAGGTGACGCGCCATTACCTGCAAAGCGTGCTGGCGCATCAGGAGCGCGAAGTGTTTATGGCGCTGTTCCTTGATAACCAGCACCGCGTGTTGCAGGCGCAAAAGATGTTCTCCGGCACGATTGCCAGCGTGGAAGTTCATCCGCGCGAAATCGTGCGCGAAGCGCTGAAACTCAACGCGGCAGCGGTGATTCTGGCGCACAATCACCCGTCGGGCATCGCTGAACCCAGCCGCGCCGATCGCGAAATTACCGGAAAAGTAGGACAAGCCTGCGCGCTGCTCAATATCCGCTTACTTGATCATTTGGTGATCGGTCACGGCGAGTTTACCTCTTTCGCCGAGCGCGGTTGGTTGTAA
- the coaD gene encoding pantetheine-phosphate adenylyltransferase has protein sequence MSTKAIYPGTFDPFTLGHLDIVTRAAKMFDRIVVAIAASPSKKPLFTLDERVDMARQVTTHLPNVEVIGFSDLMANFAQAQNANVLVRGLRAVSDFEYELQLAQMNRHLLPTLESVFLMPSEGFSFVSSSLVKEVARHAGDVQAFLPAVVHKALLARLAQP, from the coding sequence ATGAGTACCAAAGCGATTTATCCCGGCACCTTTGATCCCTTTACTTTGGGTCATCTGGATATTGTGACGCGAGCAGCGAAGATGTTTGACCGCATCGTCGTGGCGATTGCCGCCAGCCCGAGTAAAAAGCCGCTGTTCACTCTGGATGAGCGCGTAGATATGGCGCGTCAGGTGACGACACATCTGCCGAATGTCGAAGTGATTGGGTTTAGCGACCTGATGGCGAACTTTGCCCAAGCGCAGAATGCCAATGTGCTGGTGCGTGGATTGCGTGCGGTATCGGATTTCGAATATGAGCTGCAGCTGGCGCAGATGAATCGCCATCTGTTGCCCACGCTGGAAAGCGTGTTTCTGATGCCGTCAGAAGGTTTCTCGTTCGTCTCTTCTTCGCTGGTCAAAGAAGTGGCGCGCCACGCCGGTGACGTGCAGGCATTTCTGCCTGCCGTGGTGCACAAGGCGTTACTGGCGCGGCTGGCACAGCCTTAA